Proteins encoded in a region of the Planococcus citri chromosome 1, ihPlaCitr1.1, whole genome shotgun sequence genome:
- the LOC135849668 gene encoding arrestin domain-containing protein 1-like, which yields MMTGFDFSIIFDQSGGPYTPGQLVTGKVRMFFNSAKPVTKIKIKFEGRADVEWSEDKEIGNQSSSTRIQSDEQYFKSKLILYERLGDFKLSQGDHVYPFGVLLPKNIPSSFAGSYGKITYFAIAKIEISGHLDKTRKEFFFVKNFLNLNCFPRLKAPVEEQKFKKFYAMCCFPCGELRMCACVPRSGFVSNETIPLILEINNDSSVPLRKITAYVVQKVEWRAGSDRNHSKDVLKTFTLGSAKANSSATIVESVPVPEKDYPYLENCHIIILKYELWIEADPGAGHCDLDLSIPISIGDIAFIQDEPSHGDDHFLLSLDKDDAEISEFEFDETNKQEVYATYKPSDSKPVEIFTSHKKY from the exons ATGATGACCGGGTTTGATTTTAGTATTATATTCGATCAAAGTGGAGGACCGTATACTCCGGGGCAATTGGTGACCGGTAAGGTTCGAATGTTTTTCAATTCTGCGAAACCTGTCACGA aaataaaaataaaattcgaaggAAGAGCAGATGTAGAATGGTCTGAAGACAAAGAAATAGGAAATCAAAGTAGTTCGACTCGGATTCAATCTGACGAGCAGTATTTCAAATCCAAACTTATTCTGTACGAAAGACTTG GCGATTTCAAATTATCACAAGGAGATCACGTATACCCTTTCGGTGTCCTTTTACCTAAAAATATTCCGTCCAGTTTTGCCGGTTcttatgggaaaattacatattttgcaATTGCcaagattgaaatttctggaCACCTTGATAAAACGAGGAAAGAATTTTTCTTCGTTAAGAATTTCCTCAACTTGAATTGTTTCCCGAGATTGAAG GCTCCTGttgaagaacaaaaattcaagaaattttacGCCATGTGCTGTTTTCCTTGCGGAGAATTGAGAATGTGCGCTTGTGTTCCTCGAAGTGGATTCGTTAGCAATGAAACTATTCCTTTAATATTGGAAATCAATAACGATAGTTCGGTTCCTCTGAGAAAAATTACAGCTTACGTTGTCCAA aAAGTTGAATGGCGAGCTGGATCGGACCGTAACCATTCGAAGGATGTACTCAAAACGTTCACGTTGGGTTCAGCCAAAGCAAATTCTTCGGCAACGATAGTAGAAAGCGTACCGGTTCCAGAGAAGGATTACCCTTATTTAGAAAATTGTCACATTATTATATTGAAATATGAACTATGG ATCGAAGCTGATCCAGGTGCAGGCCACTGCGACTTAGATTTATCAATACCGATCTCCATCGGTGATATTGCTTTTATCCAGGACGAACCAAGTCACGGAGACGATCACTTTTTGTTATCTTTGGATAAGGACGATGCCgagatttcagaatttgaattcgATGAAACCAACAAACAGGAAGTATACGCTACTTATAAACCCTCCGATAGCAAACCCGTTGAGATATTTACCAGCCACAAGAAATATTGA
- the LOC135849671 gene encoding very long chain fatty acid elongase 1-like: MGSKFQYTTAIKKGFNVVFTEMADLRTNSKFLIPNPIPIGCIMLVYVSFILWIGPRLMKDRKPNKLWKLYFLYNFLMAILNLKLFYKGLQYWWYDFNSMCEPLSRIRTEGSIELADYVYLHFIVKVIDLLHTVLLIISKRNHTTYPHIFKHALFIGTSWCCVKYYPGSHCVFFAFVDSAINLIVYVAFLVTYEMNPYDRYWTWKKRVISIKIIHYQILFLHLLELLTYGCDYPKLHVLIIIPISFFVTNAYLNYDHEDKIDEFFRLMKEEEAPKKYKFPS, from the exons ATGGGGTCCAAGTTCCAATACACAACAGCTATCAAAAAAGGATTCAACGTTGTCTTCACTGAAATGGCGG ATCTTAGAACAAATAGCAAATTCCTCATTCCGAATCCTATACCGATAGGATGCATAATGCTCGTATATGTTTCGTTTATTCTATGGATTGGACCCAGACTGATGAAGGATCGAAAACCGAATAAATTATGGAAACTATATttcttgtataattttttgatggcGATACTGAACCTGAAATTATTCTACAAA gggTTGCAGTATTGGTGGTACGATTTCAATTCTATGTGCGAACCTCTGAGTAGGATTCGTACCGAAGGATCTATCGAACTAGCTGATTACGTTTATCTCCATTTCATCGTGAAAGTGATCGACCTTCTGCATACA GTACTTTTAATAATCAGTAAACGGAACCATACGACATATCCGCACATCTTCAAACACGCTCTTTTCATCGGAACGAGTTGGTGTTGTGTGAAATATTATCCGGGAAGTCATTGCGTATTTTTCGCTTTCGTCGATAGTGCCATTAATCTAATCGTTTATGTCGCTTTCTTGGTTACTTACGAAATGAATCCTTACGATCGATATTGGACTTGGAAGAAACGAGTCATCTCGATCAAAATA ATCCACTATCAAATCCTCTTCCTGCACTTACTCGAGCTGTTAACGTACGGTTGCGATTACCCGAAACTACACGTACTGATCATTATCCCGATCAGTTTCTTCGTAACGAACGCCTATTTGAATTACGACCACGAGGATAAAATCGACGAGTTCTTTCGTCTAATGAAAGAAGAAGAAGcgccaaaaaaatacaaatttccatcgtag
- the LOC135849669 gene encoding UDP-glucose 4-epimerase-like yields MTQQYVLITGGAGYIGSHCALVLLQSGYDVLVLDNCSNTYSANKDDKPESLKRVEKLAGKTLSYVYGDLSDCQKLKDVFTLYKVSCVIHCAAFKSVKESWDLPLFYYTNNVTGSLNLFHTMSECGVKNIIFSSSSTVYGDPQFLPLTEDHPTGQNCANPYGRTKFMVEEILKDLSLSDKGWKVYSLRYFNPVGAHPSGEIGEDPLGIPNNLMPVVSQVAVGKLKELAVYGDDYNTPDGTGVRDYIHIMDLAEGHTAAVSKLLTEKEDGIFKAYNLGTGSGVSVLEVVKTFEKVNKINIPYKVAPRRPGDVASSYCAVDLAKKQLGWEAKHGLDEMCRDSWNWQSKNPNGYRK; encoded by the exons ATGACCCAACAGTACGTGCTAATTACCGGAGGAGCTGGATATATCGGAAGTCATTGTGCTTTAGTTCTATTACAAAGTGGTTACGATGTTTTAGTGCTGGACAATTGTTCGAATACATATTCAG CTAACAAAGATGATAAACCCGAATCGTTGAAACGAGTAGAAAAGTTGGCTGGAAAAACACTTTCGTACGTTTACGGTGATCTTTcggattgtcaaaaattgaaggatgTGTTTACTCTG TATAAGGTTTCGTGCGTTATACATTGCGCCGCTTTCAAATCAGTCAAAGAGTCTTGGGATCTACCTCTATTTTACTATACGAATAATGTTACCGGATCGTTGAATTTATTCCAT ACGATGTCAGAATGCGgagtgaaaaatataattttttcttcctcttctaCAGTGTACGGCGATCCGCAATTCCTGCCATTGACCGAAGACCATCCAACGGGTCAAAATTGTGCCAATCCGTACGGAAGGACTAAGTTCATGGTGGAGGAAATTCTAAAAGATTTAAGTTTATCCGATAAG GGATGGAAAGTATACTCGTTACGATACTTTAATCCGGTCGGAGCTCATCCCAGTGGCGAAATTGGAGAAGACCCGTTAGGTATACCCAATAACCTAATGCCGGTTGTATCCCAAGTAGCGGTGGGTAAACTGAAAGAGCTCGCTGTGTACGGTGACGATTACAATACACCTGATGGAACAG GTGTACGGGACTATATTCATATCATGGATCTAGCCGAAGGTCACACTGCCGCAGTTAGTAAACTTTTGACCGAAAAAGAAGACGGTATTTTTAAAGCTTATAATTTAGGCACAGGTTCCGGTGTGTCTGTATTAGAG GTAgtgaaaactttcgaaaaagtcaacaaaataAACATTCCGTATAAAGTCGCCCCTCGACGACCTGGCGACGTTGCCTCTTCTTACTGTGCTGTCGATTTAGCCAAAAAACAACTAGGCTGGGAAGCTAAACACGGTCTAGATGAAATGT GTCGAGATTCCTGGAATTGGCAATCGAAGAACCCGAACGGTTaccgaaaataa